One window of the Oncorhynchus mykiss isolate Arlee chromosome 5, USDA_OmykA_1.1, whole genome shotgun sequence genome contains the following:
- the LOC110523581 gene encoding mediator of RNA polymerase II transcription subunit 13-like isoform X4, which translates to MTTAANWVANGASLEDCHSNLFSLAELTGIKWRCYSFRGGGEYGPVISAPAQDDPVLRSFMRCVQANLLCVWRRKVKPDAKELWIFWWGDEPNLSDVIHHELEVAEEGQWECGLSYECRTLLFKAIHNLLERCLLDKDFVRIGKWFVKPYKLEEKPLATSEHLSCSFTFFLHGESNVCTSVEIAQHQPAYHITDDHIRLAQTSSAPVQVILSPYGLSGSLTGQAYKMSDQAVRKLMEEWSYFYPMVLQCHREGGTGGAGMGGMGAEREGTDLPFDPNSHVAVEVIVGGVRMVYPAAFVLVAHGDLPVDQPQPAPGAHGLSRDPSHCSIPLTPPTSPEQPCSADSGFVTVSSILLDQERAIGATNHSPKHSGKKLTNQVVHQAWKECYLNQLQHKCSVPSSVTPKKEAPNGVTTWDFIDSGERAPCSCSRLKQQKQQQQTNTSSANLLSGANPTPSLGPALPPPSLPKHKATDKSEKPDKQPKRVAAMTPFHHRLSVGQETCLEQDSTGGSQLGLVALDPLLDPMPTCKYPKPLSAGRKAPQSLLHSPVSPLPPTLSPHPRVGQDPEVLDAPVGMAPCPDGASGLGVMEPSATALYAAPLGPKEREAGASWWRGFRTPRADKAEFRPPELPSDRVELKTETQATEGVALKRLFAQTEKCFKISEERVREHIQSLGLLQQPGVEGLGDLGDDPYDFKEGDIEYSFPTSKRLKGRDHSKRGPKGEDISNGALPDGKDAMSIFSSAPKADDDSPQDDEAAKAQNPPLTRETDLVVLISDLENIFDEDEEELGHTARVLVSGGEDRRDGRVAVPYPSTVADLQRMFPTPPSLEQHPAFSPIMTYRDTPSQEPPAPSGGSDHPLGPLSSTQLQEYRMEVEEGMASPKHEDITDFSFVYRVPSVQPQMGCSMFAPLRTLPSQCLPPIKVPDQCYYRPSWALLPKMEHYSSLPPSFIRDGYVNVPSVGDQEYAQMSASALSIGTTGGILPSPSPATPRFSVPTPRTPRTPKGVGTASGQGSVKQEGTGTELSSPASTPSTSLPMSSLTEPQASCPALPEAHSLYAALLLSDSVLNVFKDRNFDSCCICACNMNVKGADVGVYIPDSTLEDQYRCMCGFSAIVNRRLAHGTGLFLEDELDIFGRGSEVGLAAERRLALCRRDPPMGDPRAKRPQDSSPAPSSVMELLQEQCSQPISSLASLHLPPACSCHGRQGALLQSWMADKQWADGSDACVECYNALVQGQQYVDNPAGGKVDPAVVRSSALHSWPHTNVLDISILSSQDVVRMLLSLQPFLQDAIQKKRTGRTWENIQHVQGPLTWQQFHKMAGRGSYGSEESPEPLPIPTLLLGYYDNYDRNFLALSPLALPFWEKLLLEPYGGQRDVAFLVLCPNSETLLAGAQAFFQELSAVYETCRLGKHRPLAKVSRDGLVRVGAETETETDKEKQKERHEEEKIDQWFTGPWAGQQHSDNLRKLKLYARTCRKQLGPQLSALSLDSSLLLPPKPQPPPAPTPSSAQPAPSSSQPPYGPGAPAEGEATAPPVALSSESTPTPTAAAASGQPGPAESTQGGSTEVKNTPNAPPPPPSQPETPESVAERERIGIPTLADSADSHAHPPAIVIYVVDPFLCLGRARDGGEEEEGEEVEAGSVWLLGLLRCYTEMLQTLPESMRPALVLQVVPCQYLLQPASGESPLYLQHLRSLAFSAYSQCRRLLPTQTHIKSLTGFGPASTLESVLKSPEHPSPLQGYSPPYILGPTRAKQPEPGEVWAEIPPRYNVLFVGYCLSHDQRWILVSCTDQQGELLETCIINIDVPNRARWPKVSARKMGLQKLWDWCVGIIQMTSLPWRIVIGRLGRLGHGELKDWSVLLGEHSLHSISRQLKEACRMCGISSADSPSILSACLVAMEPQGSIVVMPDAVTMGSVFGRSTALNLQTSQLNTPQDASCTHILVFPTSATTQLAASSYPTEDNADDMFDLPFPDELENDIGHDILNLHPSPNTSPVPSPGSPSGMGGSSHFQHNRSQGERFLSRENPPEELKQQPLALGYYVSTAQADSLPHWFWASCPQAQNQCPLFLKASLHHHIAIATAQSDEPNQTSSDKTTKRIPHPLDSKTTSDVLRFVLEQYNALSWLTCNPATQDRRSCLPVHLAVLTQMYNAVLNML; encoded by the exons tgaGCACCTATCATGCTCCTTCACCTTCTTCCTGCATGGGGAGAGTAATGTGTGCACCAGCGTAGAGATTGCCCAACACCAGCCTGCCTACCACATCACTGATGACCACATCCGCCTGGCCCAGACCTCCTCAGCCCCCGTACAAG TGATCCTGAGTCCGTATGGTCTGTCGGGCTCTCTGACGGGCCAGGCCTATAAGATGAGTGACCAAGCTGTGAGGAAGCTGATGGAGGAGTGGAGCTACTTCTACCCCATGGTGCTGCAGTGCCATAGAGAGGGGGGAACAGGAGGTGCCGGCATGGGGGGCATGGGTGCGGAGAGGGAGGGCACTGACCTGCCGTTTGACCCCAACAGTCATGTGGCCGTCGAGGTCATCGTAG GTGGTGTGAGGATGGTCTACCCAGCAGCCTTTGTGCTGGTTGCCCATGGCGACCTGCCTGTGGACCAGCCCCAACCTGCCCCCGGAGCCCATGGGCTCAGCAGAGACCCCTCCCATTGTAGCATCCCCCTCACACCGCCCACCTCACCTGAACAGCCCTGCTCAG CAGACAGTGGCTTTGTGACAGTGTCCAGCATCCTCCTTGACCAGGAGAGGGCCATTGGAGCCACCAACCACAGCCCAAAGCATTCTGGGAAGAAACTGACCAATCAGGTGGTGCATCAGGCATGGAAGGAGTGTTATCTCAACCAACTGCAACACAA ATGCAGTGTGCCCAGTAGCGTGACGCCAAAGAAGGAGGCGCCAAACGGGGTGACCACCTGGGACTTTATCGACTCGGGCGAGAGGGCGCCCTGCAGCTGCTCCAG GTTAAAGCAGcagaaacagcagcagcagacCAACACCTCCTCTGCCAACCTTCTGTCTGGTGCCAACCCCACCCCCTCCCTGGGCCCAgcacttcctcctccctccctgcctaagCACAAGGCCACGGACAAGTCCGAGAAACCCGACAAACAGCCCAAGAGGGTCGCCGCCATGACCCCCTTCCACCACCGGCTCTCTGTGGGCCAGGAGACCTGCCTGGAACAAGACTCCACTGGAGGGTCCCAGCTCGGCCTAGTCGCCCTGGACCCTCTCTTGGATCCCATGCCCACCTGCAAGTACCCCAAGCCCCTCTCAGCTGGCAGGAAAGCCCCCCAGTCCCTGctccactctcctgtctccccatTACCCCCCACGCTCAGCCCCCATCCACGGGTGGGGCAGGACCCTGAGGTACTGGATGCTCCTGTGGGCATGGCCCCCTGTCCAGATGGGGCATCAGGGCTGGGGGTGATGGAGCCCAGTGCGACTGCTCTCTATGCAGCCCCTCTGGGGCCCAAAGAGAGGGAAGCTGGGGCGAGCTGGTGGAGGGGCTTCAGGACTCCTAGGGCTGATAAGGCTGAGTTCAGGCCTccagagctgcccagtgacagaGTGGAAttaaagacagagacacaggccACTGAGGGAGTTGCACtgaaaag ACTATTTGCACAGACAGAGAAGTGTTTCAAGATATCCGAGGAGCGTGTTAGGGAACACATCCAGAGCCTGGGTCTACTGCAGCAGCCTGGGGTGGAAGGGCTGGGGGACCTTGGGGACGACCCATATGACTTCAAGGAGGGAGACATCGAATACAGCTTCCCCACCTCCAAGAGACTGAAAGGCCGAGACCATAGCAAGAGAGGCCCCAAG GGAGAGGATATCAGCAACGGTGCACTGCCTGATGGGAAAGATGCCATGTCCATCTTTAGCTCTGCCCCCAAAGCTG ATGATGACTCACCGCAGGACGATGAGGCAGCCAAAGCCCaaaaccctcctctaaccaggGAGACTGATCTGGTGGTCCTCATCTCAGACCTGGAGAACATTTTCGACGAGGATGAGGAGGAACTTGGG CACACAGCCAGGGTCCTGGTATCAGGAGGTGAAGACCGAAGGGATGGGAGGGTGGCTGTGCCCTATCCTTCAA cAGTAGCAGACCTCCAGCGGATGTTCCCCACACCCCCTTCCCTGGAGCAGCACCCGGCCTTCTCCCCCATCATGACATACCGTGACACCCCCAGCCAAGAGCCACCAGCCCCCTCGGGGGGCTCTGACCACCCCCTGggccccctgtcctccacccagCTCCAGGAGTACCggatggaggtggaggaaggcatggccagtcCTAAACATGAGGACATTACG GACTTCTCATTTGTGTACCGTGTCCCGTCTGTCCAGCCACAGATGGGCTGCTCCATGTTTGCGCCGCTGCGGACCCTCCCCAGTCAGTGTCTGCCCCCCATCAAGGTGCCTGACCAGTGTTACTACCGGCCCTCCTGGGCCCTGCTGCCCAAGATGGAGCACTACTCCTCCCTGCCGCCCTCCTTCATCAGAGATGGATATGT cAACGTCCCCAGTGTTGGGGACCAGGAGTATGCCCAGATGAGTGCCAGTGCCCTATCCATAGGCACCACCGGTGgcatcctcccctctccctcccctgccaCCCCCCGCTTCTCCGTCCCCACCCCTCGTACCCCGCGCACCCCAAAGGGCGTTGGCACGGCCAGCGGGCAGGGCTCTGTGAAGCAGGAGGGCACCGGGACAGAGCTGAGCTCCCCTGCCTCCACGCCCTCCACCAGCCTTCCTATGAGCTCCCTGACTGAGCCCCAAGCGTCCTGCCCCGCCCTGCCCGAGGCCCACAGCCTGTACGCCGCCCTGCTCCTCTCTGACTCAGTCCTCAACGTCTTCAAAGATCGCAACTTTGACAGCTGCTGCATCTGCGCCTGCAACATGAACGTGAAGGGCGCCGACGTGGGCGTGTACATCCCCGACTCCACTCTCGAGGACCAGTACCGCTGCATGTGCGGCTTCAGCGCCATCGTCAACCGCCGGCTGGCCCATGGCACGGGCCTCTTCCTGGAGGACGAGCTGGACATCTTCGGGAGGGGCTCGGAGGTGGGCCTGGCAGCCGAGAGGAGGCTGGCGCTGTGCCGCAGAGACCCACCCATGGGAGACCCCCGGGCCAAGCGCCCCCAGGACTCCTCCCCCGCCCCTTCCTCTGTCATGGAGCTCCTCCAGGAGCAGTGCTCCCagcccatctcctccctggcctCCCTACACCTCCCTCCTGCCTGCTCCTGCCACGGCCGCCAGGGGGCACTGCTCCAGAGCTGGATGGCTGACAAGCAGTGGGCGGATGGCAGTGATGCGTGTGTGGAGTGTTACAACGCGCTGGTTCAGGGGCAGCAGTATGTGGATAACCCCGCCGGGGGGAAAGTAGATCCGGCTGTTGTGAGGAGCAGCGCTCTACACTCCTGGCCTCACACCAACG TGTTGGACATCAGTATTCTGTCGTCCCAGGACGTGGTGCGTATGCTGCTGTCCCTGCAGCCCTTCCTCCAGGACGCCATCCAGAAGAAACGAACGGGCCGGACCTGGGAGAACATCCAGCATGTCCAGGGTCCACTCACATGGCAACAGTTCCACAAGATGGCCGGCCGGGGATCCTACG GGTCAGAGGAGTCGCCCGAGCCCCTTCCCATCCCTACCCTGTTGCTGGGCTACTACGATAACTATGACCGTAACTTCCTGGCGCTGTCACCCCTGGCGCTGCCCTTCTGGGAGAAGCTGCTGTTGGAACCATATGGGGGACAGAGGGACGTGGCCTTCCTGGTGCTCTGCCCCAACTCTGAAACCCTGCTGGCCGGGGCACAGGCCTTCTTCCAGGAGCTCAGCGCTGTCTACGAG ACGTGTCGGTTGGGGAAACACAGACCCCTGGcaaaggtctccagagatgggcTGGTGCGTGTGGGGGCAGAGACAGAAACTGAGACCGAtaaggagaaacagaaggagaggcaTGAGGAGGAGAAGATAGACCAGTGGTTCACAGGGCCCTGGGCTGGACAGCAACACAGCGACAACCTCAGAAAACTCAAACTCTATGCGCGCACCTGCAGGAAGCAGCTAG GTCCACAGTTGTCTGCCCTGTCTTTGGACAGCAGTCTGTTGTTACCCCCCAAGCCTCAGCCTCCTCCAGCCCCTACGCCCTCCTCAGCCCAGCCTGCCCCCTCCTCCAGTCAGCCCCCCTATGGTCCTGGGGCCCCTGCTGAGGGAGAGGCAACAGCCCCCCCAGTGGCCCTCAGCTCAGAAAGCACCCCAACCcccacagcagcagcagcctcggGCCAGCCAGGTCCAGCAGAGAGCACCCAAGGAGGGTCCACTGAGGTCAAGAATACCCCCaatgccccaccaccaccacctagccAGCCAGAGACCCCTGAGAG TGTGGCGGAGCGGGAGCGAATCGGCATCCCCACGCTGGCGGACTCGGCCGATAGCCACGCCCACCCCCCTGCCATCGTGATCTACGTGGTGGACCCCTTCCTGTGCTTGGGCCGagcgagggatggaggagaggaggaggagggtgaggaggtggaggcaggCAGTGTGTGGTTACTAGGGCTGCTGCGTTGCTACACAGAGATGCTACAGACATTGCCGGAGAGCATGAGACCAGCACTGGTGTTACAG GTGGTGCCATGTCAGTACCTGCTCCAGCCAGCCAGTGGTGAGAGCCCTCTGTACCTGCAGCACCTGCGCTCCCTGGCCTTCTCAGCCTACTCCCAGTGCAGACGCCTcctacccacacagacacacatcaagTCTCTGACCGGCTTTGGCCCCGCCTCCACCCTAGAATCTGTGCTCAAGAGCCCAGAG CACCCCAGCCCTCTACAGGGCTACTCTCCCCCGTACATTCTGGGTCCTACCCGTGCCAAGCAACCGGAGCCAGGGGAGGTGTGGGCAGAGATCCCTCCCAGGTACAACGTGTTGTTTGTGGGCTACTGCCTGTCCCACGACCAGCGCTGGATCCTGGTCTCCTGCACCGACCAACAGGGAGAGCTACTGGAGACCTGCATCATCAACATCGATGTGCCTAACAG AGCGCGGTGGCCCAAGGTCTCAGCCAGGAAGATGGGACTGCAAAAGTTATGGGACTGGTGTGTCGGCATCATCCAGATGACCTCACTCCCATGGAGGATCGTGATTGGTCGGCTGGGCAGACTAGGACATGGTGAACTGAAAG actgGAGCGTTCTCCTGGGGGAGCACTCTCTCCACTCCATCAGTCGCCAGCTGAAGGAGGCATGTCGTATGTGTGGCATCTCCTCCGCCGACTCCCCCTCCATCCTCAGTGCCTGCCTGGTTGCCATGGAGCCCCAGGGCTCCATCGTGGTGATGCCAG acGCAGTGACGATGGGCTCGGTGTTTGGTCGCAGCACAGCCCTCAACCTGCAGACGTCCCAGCTGAACACCCCTCAAGACGCTTCCTGTACCCACATCCTGGTATTCCCCACCTCCGCCACCACACAGCTGGCTGCCAGCTCCTACCCCACAGAGGATAACGCCG ACGACATGTTCGACCTGCCTTTCCCTGACGAGCTGGAGAATGACATAGGACATGACATTCTCAACCTgcacccctcccccaacacctcCCCCGTACCCTCCCCTGGCTCCCCCTCTGGCATGGGGGGAAGCTCACACTTCCAGCATAACAGG agtcagggagagaggttTCTGTCCAGGGAGAACCCTCCGGAGGAGCTGAAGCAGCAGCCTCTAGCCCTGGGATACTACGTCTCCACTGCCCAGGCCGACAGCCTGCCTCACTGGTTCTGGGCCTCCTGCCCTCAGGCTCAGAACCAGTGTCCACTCTTTCTCAAG GCATCTTTACACCACCACATCGCCATTGCCACAGCCCAATCAGATGAACCCAATCAGACAAGCTCAGACAAGACGACCAAGAGGATACCTCACCCTCTGGACTCCAAGACCACCTCTGACGTGCTCAG GTTTGTGTTGGAGCAGTACAACGCCCTCTCGTGGCTGACGTGTaaccctgccacccaggaccgcCGCTCCTGCCTGCCCGTTCACCTGGCTGTGCTCACACAGATGTACAATGCCGTCCTCAACATGCTCTAG